Proteins encoded within one genomic window of Streptomyces kaniharaensis:
- the thiC gene encoding phosphomethylpyrimidine synthase ThiC produces MTTFEPQPQSASDTVTGAAAASSTGTGYPTPAWRKAYREGSRPDLRVPYREVVLTNGKTVPLYDTSGPYTDPAYEADVRRGLPALRDSWIRQRGDVEEYDGREARPEDDGIKHTSPRGGNLRNLDAVFPGRPRRPLRGRGGAAVTQLAYAKQGIVTPEMEFVALREGLAPEYVRDEVARGRAVIPVNVNHPEVEPAIIGTNFLVKINANIGNSAVTSSIEEEVEKMTWATRWGADTVMDLSTGRNIHTTREWILRNSPVPIGTVPLYQALEKVDGRAEELSWDVYRDTIIEQCEQGVDYMTVHAGVLLRYVPLTARRKTGIVSRGGSIMAAWCLAHHKENFLYTNFEELCDILATYDVTFSLGDGLRPGSIADANDEAQFAELQTLGELGRIARERDVQVMIEGPGHVPMHKIKENMDLQKEICDEAPFYTLGPLTTDVAPGYDHITSGIGAAMIAWWGTAMLCYVTPKEHLGLPNRDDVKTGVITYKIAAHAADLAKGHPGAQAWDDALSDARFEFRWEDQFNLALDPETARDFHDETLPAEPAKTAHFCSMCGPKFCSMKISQKIRDEHGDGSTAVNTDYDAEAVAGMQAMSEEFKAQGNRVYLPLAD; encoded by the coding sequence ATGACCACGTTCGAACCACAGCCGCAGTCTGCCTCCGACACCGTGACCGGCGCCGCCGCCGCGAGCAGTACGGGCACCGGCTACCCCACCCCGGCCTGGCGCAAGGCCTACCGCGAGGGATCCCGCCCCGACCTGCGGGTGCCGTACCGCGAAGTGGTGCTCACCAACGGGAAGACCGTCCCGCTGTACGACACGTCGGGCCCGTACACCGACCCGGCCTACGAGGCCGACGTGCGACGCGGCCTGCCCGCCCTGCGCGACTCGTGGATCCGCCAGCGCGGCGACGTCGAGGAGTACGACGGCCGCGAGGCCCGCCCCGAGGACGACGGGATCAAGCACACCTCGCCGCGCGGCGGGAACCTGCGCAACCTCGACGCCGTCTTCCCCGGCCGCCCCCGCCGCCCGCTGCGCGGCCGCGGCGGCGCCGCCGTCACCCAGCTGGCCTACGCCAAGCAGGGCATCGTCACCCCGGAGATGGAGTTCGTCGCCCTGCGCGAGGGCCTCGCCCCCGAGTACGTGCGCGACGAGGTGGCCCGCGGCCGGGCCGTCATCCCGGTCAACGTGAACCACCCCGAGGTCGAGCCGGCCATCATCGGCACCAACTTCCTGGTGAAGATCAACGCCAACATCGGCAACTCCGCCGTCACCTCCTCGATCGAGGAGGAGGTGGAGAAGATGACCTGGGCCACCCGCTGGGGCGCCGACACCGTCATGGACCTCTCCACCGGCCGCAACATCCACACCACCCGCGAGTGGATCCTGCGCAACTCCCCCGTGCCGATCGGCACCGTGCCGCTCTACCAGGCCCTGGAGAAGGTCGACGGCAGGGCCGAAGAGCTGAGCTGGGACGTCTACCGGGACACCATCATCGAGCAGTGCGAGCAGGGCGTCGACTACATGACCGTCCACGCCGGCGTGCTGCTGCGGTACGTCCCGCTGACCGCCCGCCGCAAGACCGGCATCGTCTCCCGCGGTGGCTCGATCATGGCCGCCTGGTGCCTCGCGCACCACAAGGAGAACTTCCTCTACACCAACTTCGAGGAACTCTGCGACATCCTCGCCACCTACGACGTCACCTTCTCGCTCGGTGACGGCCTGCGCCCCGGCTCCATCGCCGACGCCAACGATGAGGCCCAGTTCGCCGAGCTGCAGACCCTCGGCGAGCTCGGCCGGATCGCCCGCGAGCGCGATGTCCAGGTGATGATCGAGGGCCCGGGCCACGTCCCGATGCACAAGATCAAGGAGAACATGGATCTCCAGAAGGAGATCTGCGACGAGGCGCCGTTCTACACCCTCGGCCCCCTCACCACCGACGTCGCCCCCGGCTACGACCACATCACCTCCGGCATCGGCGCCGCGATGATCGCCTGGTGGGGCACCGCGATGCTCTGCTACGTCACGCCCAAGGAGCACCTGGGCCTGCCCAACCGGGACGACGTCAAGACCGGCGTGATCACCTACAAGATCGCCGCCCACGCCGCCGACCTCGCCAAGGGCCACCCCGGCGCCCAGGCCTGGGACGACGCCCTCTCCGACGCCCGCTTCGAGTTCCGCTGGGAGGACCAGTTCAACCTGGCCCTCGACCCGGAGACCGCCCGCGACTTCCACGACGAGACCCTCCCCGCCGAACCGGCCAAGACCGCCCACTTCTGCTCCATGTGCGGCCCGAAGTTCTGCTCGATGAAGATCTCCCAGAAGATCCGCGACGAGCACGGCG